The Gossypium hirsutum isolate 1008001.06 chromosome D03, Gossypium_hirsutum_v2.1, whole genome shotgun sequence genomic interval GAGCTTGCATAAATCATCTTGCTTCTCACCCTTGAGGTGTCAGGAGACCTTCaaataaacaataaagaacaTAAACAGCAATGACTAGAATGTACAATGCTTGAGAATAATAGGCAAAAGCACTAATAGTTTTAAGCATATAACACATACCATGCAATGAAGAAAATCCTGCTTTTTTGGCAATTCTCAGCAGTCACAAAGTCAAAATCATAGACAGCATACCGACATTCGTCAGCAGGGAGGCTTGAAGTGAAATCATCATAGCTTTGACTTGGCTCACCAAGCTTTTCCACAACAACCTGCTTCTGTTTCTCCTCAATCTTGAATACTATGTAGCGGTATGTTCTTTTGGCCTTTAACTCAAGGAACTTCAGTTTGCAGTCATCATGCACAGCCATTCCAGACGCTGCATTAGCCTGTAATGGAAAGGTTCAAGGAATACATAAGATTCCATACAACAATgacccaattttttatttttatttttttgagggCACAAATACAAGAACATAACAATTACATATACGAATAATATAAATCCAAATAACTGTAATTAGAATCAATAACTGTACAATGGATTGATAACCGGAATATCTCTAAACATAGACCAAAATAAATCTAGACAAGGCCCACACATGATAGGATTTAAACCAGATATATATAAAGAGAGCACAAACAGTGTTTACAAAGGTTGGACTCGAGATCACTCTCATTGGCTAGAATTCCCAAGAAATGAGATCATAATTAggctaattaaaaaaaaatcatatgttcTTGAGTTCTCTCTCCCATTTAGAAAAAAGAACATAAAGACGGATCAATGACTCAAAACAACCGGGTCAACCAAATTGATCCAATCCCACTTTTTTTTCACTGTTTTGACAATGAACCATAAATTTTGAAACAACATTCTTAAAAATTTAACAGGTGTAAATGCAATATCCCAATCTTAGAGTATTAACCAACTGGGGCCACTCTAAGAGATGAATCCGATTACTTTCTTTGTGATAAAGTCAAGCAGCAACAAcaccaataataataaaagtagtTGAGATGGCATGTCACAGGTCATCAATAGGAAATCGCTTCACCAGTGATGCACATCCGCTTGTGGGGATAAAAAAGAATGaattaaacaatatttttaaatttaaaaaacgtCATCTATCAGCGATGGACACTAGaaaaatgatcaaaatgaatccaTTAGAAAACAAAAGCTAAAAAAGATAAtggattagaaagaaaaagaaaatcattacAATTCGATAAACAGTTCGTTAAGCATTGTAAATCATAACGTTTATTAATATCTCaattcaaacacaaaatttcaaaGGAATCCGAATGGTAGATCCATGAAGATTAAGTTAAgcatttttttatctataataatTTCTCAAAATCTATATAGTGTATTGATCCGTTAAACATATTTAAGTTATAACGCTTATTAATATATGAGttcaaaaccaaattttcaaagGAACCGTAATAGTAGATCCATGAAGATTAAGTTAAGCATTGTTTTTATCTATAATAAGTTCTCGTTCAAGTTTAACAATCCAAAACGTCAATACAGCATCGAGCAGAAGATCGAACAATAATCGAAGCATGAAAACATTCATAACTATCATCATTAAACCAAAAAGCAAATCCAgcaacaaccaaaaaaaaaaaaattcagactaTGCCAATCAGCAGAAACACAGAGTTCTACGTTCAATGTAAATAATAAATCAGATCTAAAAAATTTAAGTGTTCTACTCAAGTCAAAGAAAGACAGATCGAAGACAAAGACTTGAactgaaaatggaaaagaaaatagcagaaaaaaaatttaaaaaatgaaaagaaaaaactcACCATGGCTTCTTCTCTAGGTAGAGCTTACAGAGAGAAAATCTAGGGCAACAAAAATatccaaaattaaaaatgagAGAGGGAATTATTGGGCTTTCTCAAAGAGACTGTGAGCGATAATAAATTTCTagttcttttttgaatttttttcctttcttttttgtgCTGAAGTGAAATATTTTAgtggttttaattatttatttatatattctttttggGGTTCCACTCCGCTCCATATCATGATGGAGATCGTGCGAGACAACGAAGACAGAAAAAGTATCTTGTCCAATGATAAAACGACACGTGCATTaagttaaaatgtttgatttgccCCCAATACAAGGTTCTTTTCGCGGTCGGCTACTCGGTTTTTTCGACACGGAAAGAACTTGGATTTCCCACATAGACATAATAAGATGAGCCCAATACAAATATATCTCGGAAAGCAAGCCCAACGTACCCTTAAAAAGGGTTGGCATATATGAATTATAActatgactttaattgaaaaagtaaaaaaataaaaataatgtgccAGTTTATTATAGGTAAAAATGACATTACTGCTCAAAATGATGGTTCATGGCTATGAATGCCATGCTTCTTCTTGCACTATCAAAATCCTTTAGTTAAACCAAATCTAAACAGGGTGGATGTAAAATTCTGTTCTCTTATGAACAGCAAATATCAACTAATCAAATGTTATACATTGtaggattattatttttaataattttattataaattctgattatatttgtttttttatacaatatttagaaTAATCCACGACACTCCTCAATCCATAAATAATAGGATAATACCTTAAatcttcagcgcactcgaacttACATTCACCTACTTTGACAATAATGCTCATGTCAATCCAATATATTGATATTGTATAGTAACCTTCATTGAGTTTCTATTTTGTAACCATCCTTTACATCTTTATAACTGAAAAAGGCTTGGAGCATTTCAAGTTGGTTTTTAGCCGTGAGTTTCCCGCGAGGTTCTTATAACTGAAGAAGGTAATAGTGCCAGGTCTTTTTTTGGCTGAGTAGAGAGGTTTACTTTGTTTCTTGGTGGTGATAATCTTTCTTGGTTCAATCTTTGAAAGATCAGTCTTAACGGTTCCAGAAGTAGGTTCTGGTCATGGTGGAAATTCTTGCAACATGGCCTTGGTCTCATTGTAAGCTATCAATTCGACAACCTCCAACCCGACCAGCATCTGTCTTCTATCCTTCCGCTATGATGAATGTGCTTTGCAAGCAATGTGACAAATACCTTGGCGAGAGATTAGTAAGTTTTTTTGCACTAACTATACCTTTCATTtggttaaaatttgttattaCTCCCTCTATTATATGTGAGTTGTAAATTTaatctttgtaatttaatttggtaatttttaattcttattcttttttaaaattgaaatttaaatcttGATCAAATTGTAGCTATTGAAATCATTAAGTTTTGttactttttaaaagaaaaatactaaaaacatattattatacGTGTAATGTCATTATAGTTTGATAAAATGGATTTAACTATTGCCGTTtatgtcaagactaaaatttcaaaatttgaaaagtataaggactaaaaatgatctaattgaaaaatatagatcAAATCTACAACTTTATGGCTAGTACAAGACTAATAACGAAATTAAGTACTACCCATTTgggttaaaactaaaattttaaaaataaaatgtatatatatatatagactaaaattgaccaattcaaaaagtataTGGATTAATCTCAACCAAGTAAGATAAAATCAACAAAATACAAAGattaacaacaaaaattaatCATTCTAACTTTTTCTATTAAGACATTTGGTTCCCGTCCTATGTAAATGgaatcatattttataattattgattttgtttatatattatttgtggttgcatatatttaacataaaattGTCTTTCATTTACTATTTTCAGGTTACGGGCGTTACGGCTGGAGTTGGATTGCCCCGGCTGCCTATAGGGTCGAGCACAGAACAAAAGTTTATGTTGAATCCGTAAGTTTTTtcttgtttaattattattttaatctctctatcgatttagtctttttacattaattttatataatttagtcaCTACTTAAAATTGAATTTTCTTGTTATAGAAATGgatttttcttgaaataattttaagtattcatttgacataaaatttattatataagttGAATATGAAAATGGTGGCTTTGCAGGGGGGAGTTGCTGTATTGGAACGGAAGCCGGTTGACTTATGCTGACACACTCAGTCCAGTCTGTAACAACGAATAGTGAATTCTAAGCAAAGTAGGAATGCAATTTCTACAAGGAAAAGCAAGTGTtgctggttttttttttcttttcattttagctTCTGTTTTTGGTTTAAGGGCCGAATGGTCATCAACATACTGTAAATGTGAGGTTGGCTTCGTTAGTTTTTGAATGAGATTGTGCAGTTAAAATAAGGATTTTACAGCCAGGCAACATTTTGTGCAGGGAAACTGTTCAAGTATCTTTGATGCGCTTTAGAACATATATAGTTTTACatttgtttaatatataaaacttaatatCTATGTAGGAATTTTATTGTGACTTTTGGTGTGAGGAATATGTACCTAGACTGATTAAATGCCACTATGAAAAAACCCTGCATGCATTTGATGTAGTTAACATTGGTCATGGTCTTTGATATATATGCCTATAAAC includes:
- the LOC107950274 gene encoding actin-depolymerizing factor 2 — translated: MANAASGMAVHDDCKLKFLELKAKRTYRYIVFKIEEKQKQVVVEKLGEPSQSYDDFTSSLPADECRYAVYDFDFVTAENCQKSRIFFIAWSPDTSRVRSKMIYASSKDRFKRELDGIQVELQATDPTEMGLDVIRSRAN